One genomic region from Pogona vitticeps strain Pit_001003342236 chromosome 12, PviZW2.1, whole genome shotgun sequence encodes:
- the STARD5 gene encoding stAR-related lipid transfer protein 5, which produces MDYQRSAAWACQQVQGYRRDPEGWRSCKRTNEVAVSWRPSTEFNGRLYKGEGIIPAKLEDVYKCIVPEANGLRAKWDENVKELEVIERIGDNILIVRTTTPSAFMKIISPRDFLDVVLIQRDDDGSITIAATNAEHPRCPPQPNFVRGLNYPCGCICIPVPREAGKTQLLSFFQSDLGGNLPQSVVESFFPSSIQNFFNNLAKAVGKLPA; this is translated from the exons ATGGACTACCAGCGGAGCGCCGCCTGGGCTTGCCAGCAGGTGCAGGGCTACCGGAGGGACCCCGAGGGCTGGCGGAGCTGCAAGCGCACG aATGAAGTTGCGGTTTCATGGAGGCCGTCGACTGAATTTAATGGAAGGCT ATACAAAGGAGAAGGAATTATTCCTGCCAAATTAGAGGATGTGTATAAATGTATCGTCCCCGAGGCTAATGGACTGAGAGCAAAATGGGATGAAAATGTGAAGGAACTGGAAGTCATTGAACGAATCGGTGAT AATATTCTCATTGTTAGAACTACCACACCATCCGCTTTCATGAAAATCATCTCTCCGAGAGACTTTTTAGACGTGGTCCTGATTCAACGAGATGACGATGGGAGCATTACTATTGCAG CAACCAACGCGGAGCACCCCCGTTGCCCACCGCAACCAAATTTTGTGAGAGGTCTCAATTATCCCTGTGGCTGCATCTGCATTCCTGTCCCACG GGAAGCCGGTAAAACCCAGCTGCTCAGTTTCTTTCAGAGTGATCTCGGCGGCAATCTCCCGCAGTCGGTGGTGGAATCTTTCTTCCCAAGCAGCATCCAGAATTTTTTCAACAACCTGGCCAAAGCCGTGGGGAAACTGCCAGCCTAA